The Fimbriimonas ginsengisoli Gsoil 348 genome window below encodes:
- a CDS encoding AI-2E family transporter has translation MPGWRIALWAVLVLTALIFLYLVRGILLPFVIAGAICALIDPTIQKLRRRGWPKWLAIWSLVLVSLNVIIALGVWLTPVVTQQVSGFRDRIDELTVQLTRPNDNANFFKRWDPAIQAQHPTTPDPFDKLLEQNKDLLGRLGLPTTKERIYNDYIEPQRPQVGKSIQRFLQGFLGVASGFVSNVLVLLFVPLLVILMLSNMEQFKRRGVTWIPPAIRANTLAIMQDIGEVFASYLRGVTIAVVGYMAFMGMLLTLLGAPYSVLLGVLFGALYLVPYLNVAISGSLLFLVTGLSGRTGDLLFSASSPWAFGAILLAIYVVCHFAFDTLVYPRFVGRAVGLDPVVSMFVIFSGGALFGLVGMIIAFPLAGAVKVILDRLIRITSTSHEGLKLPAVPLRHRT, from the coding sequence ATGCCCGGTTGGAGAATTGCACTGTGGGCGGTCCTTGTTTTGACCGCCCTCATTTTTCTTTATCTCGTCCGGGGGATTCTTCTTCCGTTCGTGATTGCCGGCGCCATTTGCGCTCTGATCGATCCGACGATTCAGAAGCTGCGGCGGCGAGGTTGGCCTAAATGGCTGGCGATCTGGTCGCTGGTCTTGGTATCTCTCAACGTCATTATCGCCTTGGGGGTATGGCTGACGCCGGTCGTCACGCAGCAGGTCTCCGGGTTCCGCGACCGGATCGACGAGCTCACCGTCCAGCTCACCCGTCCCAACGACAACGCCAATTTCTTCAAACGGTGGGATCCGGCGATTCAGGCCCAGCATCCGACGACACCCGACCCGTTCGACAAGCTCCTGGAGCAGAACAAGGACCTACTTGGCCGGCTCGGGCTCCCGACGACGAAGGAACGGATCTACAACGACTACATCGAGCCTCAGCGCCCGCAAGTAGGGAAGTCGATCCAGCGTTTCTTGCAAGGGTTCCTCGGCGTCGCCAGCGGGTTCGTGTCGAATGTGCTCGTCCTCTTGTTCGTCCCGTTGCTGGTGATCCTGATGCTCTCGAACATGGAGCAGTTCAAGCGCCGGGGGGTTACCTGGATTCCGCCCGCGATTCGCGCCAATACCCTGGCGATCATGCAGGACATCGGCGAAGTATTCGCCAGTTATCTGCGCGGAGTCACCATCGCGGTGGTCGGTTACATGGCATTCATGGGGATGCTGTTGACGCTGCTGGGAGCCCCATATTCGGTCCTGCTCGGCGTTCTCTTTGGCGCGCTCTATCTCGTGCCGTACCTGAATGTCGCCATTAGCGGCAGCCTTCTGTTTTTGGTAACCGGACTGAGCGGCCGGACGGGCGATCTACTGTTCTCCGCGTCGTCGCCCTGGGCATTCGGCGCGATTCTGCTCGCCATCTACGTCGTGTGCCATTTCGCCTTCGACACGCTCGTCTACCCGCGCTTCGTTGGACGGGCGGTCGGGTTGGACCCGGTGGTGAGCATGTTCGTGATCTTCAGCGGCGGCGCGCTTTTCGGTCTCGTCGGCATGATCATCGCGTTCCCGCTCGCCGGGGCGGTCAAGGTCATCCTCGATCGCCTGATTCGGATCACCTCGACCAGCCACGAAGGTCTGAAATTGCCTGCCGTCCCGCTCCGTCATCGGACTTAG
- a CDS encoding YtxH domain-containing protein, with the protein MLIYMLAGVGLGAIIGAAAGLLFAPKAGTELREDLADRFKEMKGKTEEWVSEQRAKRAVDGAAEELGV; encoded by the coding sequence GTGCTGATTTACATGCTTGCCGGTGTTGGCCTTGGCGCCATTATCGGCGCCGCCGCCGGCCTGCTCTTCGCGCCGAAGGCGGGAACCGAGCTGCGAGAGGATCTCGCCGACCGGTTCAAAGAGATGAAGGGCAAGACCGAGGAGTGGGTCAGCGAGCAGCGCGCGAAGCGCGCGGTCGATGGCGCCGCCGAAGAGCTCGGAGTCTAA
- a CDS encoding serine/threonine protein kinase — MSPDPPPLSAGRVLADRFEIQRVLGRGGFGIAYLARDVARSDLAVVKELAPQGVRRDREGVLDLDRAATPGHILRHRFLQEAEVLRKLHHPGVPSLRATFSENGTAYYVTGFLPGAQTLEDRLRQAGPLSEDDAREVFFSLLDVLERVHAAGVLHRDIKPSNILLGREGEVLLIDFGAAREWVAENALTHTVMHTPGYAPPEQLSEKAARGPYTDLYGLSATIYHALAGRPPATANDRLAGVDLTPIAVLRREIDPVFANAIQACLEVRPADRPASVDEVRQMFHADQEPPPKPTDLESIDRELAAARRFRFERRACPACSGVLVEARPLRRGACPVCREGTVRRRELDERKCPICRAGSMETLENSGPLSICPVCAKGRLIQRRRSVLARDRIADCAGCGAHFEVVDGTMRLGEESATFEEWRARCGRGAKVRACSTCDAQFDLLVDGRWQRFGAGPAYYAEEWTRLAAGLSPGAGNASCDLCHADYWLEDDRLTLLDAATDPFDFGSRYTGRALQLDDVRWLGVGKSSGSPGLYCEECPTEFDRDGEYYRLVRSQRRELSRHLGEPRTLEDWHRIGQKVPTIDRQGELEKLLVPMLREAYRNGDLSFDNVDTAWRGQATRLSDETVGTLIVSAEEVSFGGRFRRWKVPVDAVLRASFEEDELEITLSGRTESVVFDLQPIVLTAHLESGNWDLVVTAEDLAKRLC, encoded by the coding sequence ATGTCGCCCGATCCTCCTCCGCTCTCCGCGGGCCGGGTATTGGCCGACCGCTTCGAAATTCAACGCGTCCTCGGCCGGGGCGGCTTCGGAATCGCCTACCTTGCCCGCGACGTCGCCAGATCCGATCTTGCGGTGGTGAAGGAGCTCGCCCCGCAAGGCGTGCGGCGAGACCGCGAGGGGGTGCTCGATCTCGACCGTGCCGCGACTCCCGGCCACATCTTGCGGCACCGGTTCCTGCAAGAGGCGGAAGTTCTGCGGAAGCTCCACCACCCGGGCGTCCCGTCTTTGCGAGCGACCTTCTCCGAGAACGGAACCGCCTACTACGTCACCGGCTTTCTGCCGGGAGCCCAGACGTTGGAGGATCGTCTCCGTCAGGCTGGCCCGCTTTCGGAAGATGACGCGAGGGAGGTCTTTTTCTCGCTTCTTGACGTGTTGGAGCGCGTGCACGCGGCCGGCGTGTTGCACCGCGACATCAAGCCGTCGAACATCTTGCTCGGCCGCGAGGGCGAGGTGCTTCTGATCGACTTCGGAGCGGCACGCGAATGGGTGGCCGAAAACGCGCTCACGCACACGGTCATGCATACGCCGGGTTATGCCCCACCCGAGCAATTGTCGGAGAAGGCCGCCCGAGGCCCCTATACCGACCTCTACGGGCTAAGCGCCACTATCTACCACGCGCTGGCGGGCCGTCCCCCTGCGACGGCCAACGACCGTCTCGCCGGAGTTGACCTGACTCCGATCGCTGTCCTGCGACGTGAGATCGACCCAGTCTTTGCGAACGCTATTCAAGCTTGCCTCGAGGTCCGTCCCGCCGACCGGCCCGCATCCGTGGACGAGGTCAGGCAAATGTTTCACGCCGACCAGGAACCGCCACCGAAGCCGACCGATCTGGAAAGCATCGACCGCGAGTTGGCGGCGGCCCGCCGGTTCCGGTTCGAGCGACGCGCCTGCCCCGCCTGCTCGGGGGTACTAGTGGAGGCTCGCCCATTACGGCGAGGGGCGTGCCCGGTTTGCCGGGAGGGGACGGTCCGCCGCCGCGAGCTGGACGAACGGAAATGCCCGATTTGCCGCGCGGGTTCGATGGAGACCCTGGAAAACTCCGGACCGCTTTCGATTTGCCCGGTCTGCGCCAAGGGCCGGTTGATTCAAAGGCGACGGTCGGTATTGGCTCGGGACCGTATCGCCGATTGTGCCGGGTGCGGCGCTCACTTCGAAGTCGTCGATGGGACGATGCGGCTTGGTGAGGAATCCGCGACGTTCGAGGAGTGGCGTGCCCGCTGCGGACGGGGGGCAAAGGTGCGTGCATGTTCAACCTGCGACGCCCAATTCGATCTACTCGTGGACGGCCGATGGCAGCGGTTCGGCGCTGGTCCGGCTTACTATGCCGAGGAGTGGACCCGGCTGGCGGCCGGACTATCTCCCGGCGCCGGCAACGCCTCCTGCGATCTATGCCATGCCGACTATTGGCTGGAAGACGATCGCCTGACCCTTCTCGATGCCGCCACCGACCCGTTCGACTTTGGCTCTCGCTACACCGGCCGGGCACTGCAGCTCGATGACGTTCGCTGGCTCGGCGTCGGCAAGTCGAGCGGCTCCCCCGGCCTGTACTGCGAGGAGTGCCCAACCGAATTCGACCGAGACGGCGAGTACTACCGGTTGGTGCGGTCTCAGCGAAGAGAGCTCAGTCGCCATTTGGGCGAACCGAGAACCTTGGAGGACTGGCATCGAATCGGCCAGAAAGTCCCCACCATCGACCGCCAAGGCGAACTAGAAAAGTTGCTCGTCCCGATGTTGCGTGAGGCGTACCGGAACGGCGACCTATCGTTCGACAACGTCGACACCGCCTGGCGCGGGCAGGCTACCCGCCTGTCCGACGAAACCGTCGGCACCCTGATCGTCTCCGCCGAAGAAGTCTCGTTCGGCGGCCGCTTCCGCCGCTGGAAGGTGCCAGTGGATGCCGTGTTACGGGCATCGTTTGAAGAAGACGAACTAGAAATCACCCTCAGCGGACGAACGGAGTCAGTAGTTTTCGACCTCCAACCCATCGTCTTAACCGCTCATTTGGAATCCGGCAACTGGGATTTGGTTGTAACGGCTGAGGATCTGGCCAAACGTCTCTGCTAG